The nucleotide sequence TAGTTCTAATCATCTGAGTATCTAACACCTCGGCACTGTCCTGAAACACATGCAGCACGCCAACCCCTCTCGCATTAGAGGATTATGAAGATAAGCATGCATGAAGTCCAGGCTTTTAAAGGGATCATCCTGTCCAGACTTTGAGGTGCGAGAGGATCTTTTTGTTGACTTGGGGTTCATTAAGAAAGAGCTTCTATTTGCACAGGCCTGGTTAGTACTGATTAGTATTTAGCACAGCTTGAATGGGTTGGGGAATACCATCTTATGTCTTTTTGAGTTTAGAATACTGAATTTAGCTACAGGGAAAATGTAATctgatttacttattttattttattttacataaaaagtataatataaatatattaataaactgaaataaataataataacttctaCTTTTCCAAGTCtttattcaatataataatattttatttaaaaccttttctCATTTAGTCCGTTTGACCACCAGAGGGCGTCTCAGAGTGGAaaatttgaaagaaagaataaataaaaacaacaataaaacacacacacacacacacacacacacacacacatatagttgataataaaaacaaatcaatttaTATTTGAAACAATCAATTATAAAAGCActcaattatattttttctttagtataacaaaaataaaatgtaatgattttttgCTGAACATGTCTTTATAATAACACACTTAATATGTCAGAACTAATATTAGGCTATATATTTTTCTCAGAGTGTTAAAACttgttttacatgaaaatatatagctTCCTTTATATCTTAGGAAGTGCAACCCCTTAAAAAAGGCGTCATGATATTTTAACCCCGTTTTATATTCTTCTAAACAATTGTTAATGCTGGTTAATTGTTTTGCTCCgtattacattttctttatctgCTGGGATCTGCGATTCCTGAATGTGAATACTGGCTGCAAAATCCCATTAGCAGCATTCTGAATGCAATTTACATGAAAATGACTGAGGAGAGGCTCAAAGCATCCACTAACGCTGTAACTGCCTGTCTATACAATTTCTGCGCATTCCAGAGGATTTTTGCATCTTTATTTCTGTCAGGGGTAACACAATCGGTCAACATTATAGGAagaattgcattatatatatcTGTATCTAGAAAAAATGCTATGAAAACAATCGTCTTTTGATTAGTTGCAATTCATATTGCTGTAAAATCATATATAAAGCACGCAACAGCTTAGGTTTAGGACAAAAGTAACAGTGTGTGTCAAGAGTGACATGAAGAGGAGTCGTCGTGGGGCAAAATCATAGCGGCGTATGGCTGCATGAGGCTGAATATTGCACCCTCTTATGGAAAATATAGACATTGCCTTACAATAAACCAAACATGATTCATATAGCCTCCGTCACTCATATAGAATATGTTTGAGAAAGTATTCTTTTAGCATAACTGAGAAGCTATtaaagtctttattattattttaaattattattattttttaaatgttcagttatcattttaatGTAAGCCAgttaaaattttgaaaaaaaaaaaaaaaaaaaaaaaaaaaaaaaatatatatatatatatatatatatatatatatatatatatatatatatatatatatatatatatatatatacatatatatatattatttgaaatatgtattgtaattatggttttagtttcaaTTTCAGTTTTGGTTAACTATAATAAGTAATAGCTGGTTTGAGAATCTATTGATAATGAGTAATCATGAATAATAACTGTTGATTTGTTgatggacaaaaatgtattttaaacagtgaatatctttttaatgttattgaatgataaataaacaaaatcgTGCAGTTCAGTCAATACACAAAAAAATCAAAACTTtgacatttagatgtttttaatataaatataaataaattagtatAATTCTTGTACAAAAAAAGAtaacatacaaatataatattaatataaaaatgttcaaataagataagacacttttttttaaatacattaaatactgtacagtatatatatatatatatatatatatatatatatatatatatatatatatatatatatatatatatatatatatatatatatatgcataagtTGGATGACAGTTTCATCCCCAGAATTCCGGTGCAATTGGACAGTGGACAGCTTTGTTGTAAACCTTAAAAGAGAGGTGGAAAAATGAagtattttattcagcatttattcagtgtttgaaaatgtaattaataataataataaaaaataacacaatgtGCATTATTTACATAATCAgaatttttcatttcaaatatataaGTGCCAAGCAAAGAACAAACCTGGTATGTTGTGGCTGTATCTGCATACAAAGGGCCTTCCTGAAGAGATTCAGAGCTAGAGTTGAAGGAATCATCATGTGACGGTGTTTCCATGCTCGTGCAGACCTGATGACTGTCCATCCCTATCTTCCTCAACACATGCTCTGAAGGTCTGAAGGTGCTTTGAGACAGTTCTTCATGTGATGTGTTGAGTCTCCAGTACTCTGGTGTTGAATAGCCCTGATTTTGAGACAATTCTTGGTATGTAGAAGCGCTCAGGTCCCTCATCTGGCAGAGAGACTCCTCGCTGAGGCCTAGTTGAGCAGACAGATAAGAGATGTAGCGGATGGTGAGGCGAAGCGTCTCAATCTTCGTCAATGTTTGACCGACAGGAGCCACGGAAGGAGGTAAATAAGTCCTGAGGTGGTGGAGAGCTTTGGTCAAGTCCCTCATTCTGAGCTTCTCCTTCTCGCTGGCGCTCTGTCTTTGCTTGCTTGGGTTCTTGCAGCGCGTTCTTCTAGTTCCAACACGGGAACGTGGGCCGTCCTGATGTAAGGAACCCGATGTGGGCAACTTTACACCTCTGGGAGGTGGAGAACAGCTGTTTTGAAGCTGGGCTGAAGGAGAGAAGTCCATGTAGGAAGTAGGAGAAACTGCTTCAGGAGATGAGATGTCGTTGAATTCAGAGTCTGAGCTCAAGCAGCTCCAGGAGTTTTGTGTGAAGTAGCTGAAGAAAGGAGAAGACACGTCCATTCTGTGAAGTTTGGGAGAGTCAGTGGTGCTGGAGGAAGGCTTTATAGTAGCCTCAGGCCTCAGAGGTGTGAAGTGACACCTCTGCAGGCCTCTGTCCCAGACCAGACTacagggagagagggagagagggagaagtCCAGTCCTGATGTGGGAACCTACAGATATGAGTCATCAGGTAATGTGTGATTTTTCACTCCTACCCAGCAtgaactcccccccccccccttccctaaTATTTTTAACATCAAGCTCTCCAGAGCTGTTTAGACTATTTTCACCCCATAAATACAAACACAGTAAactaattcattaaaaatgtataatctaaaatgacaattaaaaaagaGCAGATTAATTGCataacaatcacaatcacaatgcTGAAAACATAATTAGAAATAGTATACTATATAAATTCACAGATGctgaaaaaatttatttaaattatatttatattattatatgaaattgtattatagtttgtgtgtatatatatatatatatatatatatatatatatatatatatacacacacacacacacacacacacacatatacacactagatttaaaatataaatgtttaaatatattgtttttgtatattaaataaactaaaaataaatgtttttttacattatataatatttatataatgaataataataagaataattatataaatatataaatatataataaaatataaaataatatatataaaatataataatgtttttgcattgttttacatCAACCATAACATAAATATCAACCAATATCACTGCCCCAACCCCACAGTCAACTTtgataatatattgataaaatataatacaaacaacaacaacaaaaaactataaaatgctaataaaataaaataatgtttagaaTTACATGTCAAACATGGcataaattattcaaaaaaagTACACAAATGCAAAGTTTGATAGATACTGATAAACCCATAAAGTATAAATCTATTCCGTTTCTAAGGAACAAAGCTTCAGATGATGATATGCGGTCAGTAGGTCAGTAGGTCAGAGACAGAGACTCAGGCCATTCTCTCACAGCCACGGTGTTAAAGGACACCTCTAATGGGACACATTAAACGCTCTGTTGTCTGTGTCAACCTTTAATGGAATTTCACACCACACATGTAAGTGAGCTAATGAGGCTGGCTAAATAATATTAAGAGCATTCACACCAATATACTGTCAATGAAAAGACATTTAAGAATGAAGCTTATTCATATATAGACCGTTAAATGTTTTTTAGCCTTACATTATGACTTTTTAAAACTTGATCAGCATTAGCATAGCATAGTGTGCTCAAACATGTGCTGCTAATCCCAAACACAGCAGttgctaaacatttaaaaatcactaAAATGTTATGAAAACCCATTAAAAAGGTTTTCAGTATATTTAGCCTGTTTGAAGATGTGTGGCTGAGTGTGGGAGTTTTGAAATGCTACTGTTTAGACTGGCACCTTAGCATGGAACAACAAGGTGCTAAACCTGCGCCACACAGTTCACGAGAGTCTCCGCGACCTCACCGAGCTCAAGTCAAGAGTTCATCTGAACAGGCTTCTCTCAAAACATTTAGATTGGGTCAGATCAGATTTGACCTTTGTGATGTGAACTTCCCGAACCCTGATCTCACCCTCCGGGAGCCGAGAGGTGCCAGGTCTGTGGTGGTCTTTGGCACCTCAGGTGCATGGTGGGTGAGACTGTTAGTATCTATTAGTTCTCAGTCTTAAAAGACCACAGTGTTCTGTTCACcatattaaaaagaataaataaaacttatttttattgaGGCATGTGTTTCTATTAACTCCTGTCATTTAAAGCAACAAACTGTCCTCTTGACATTCCCATGGGAATGACAATGTTCCCTCCTCTCGTGGTGTGCAGCATTTTGCACCATGAGTGTGaatcaaaacaaaatatcttGAGACAGAGGTGCTGCGAATCAGAAGAAACATGACATTGCATTGTGAGAACAACATGAGTATGTGGTGCCCAAAGTGAAAAAAACGAATTTACTGTAAGTACATTATCATATGAATCTCCAGGAGTCTAGTGTTTGATATTCACTCATTTCAGAACCAGAATTTGCATGTAACATGATCTTTGAACTCGTTTTTGTACATGTTTTCCCACCCACTTCTACAGTTTCAGAGACCGTCAGTGTTGAATAGCTTCTTTACAAACTAAAACCTCTCAACCAAGCGAAAATAAGGGACTCTGCTCCAGTTCTGTCTCAGGTCTTGCTGTTACATCTTTCACACAGTTGCTCAAACCCCAAGACAGAATGAGCTGGCAGGCAGAAGAAAgttttcagccaaaaaaaaaacagaaaacacaaactgTGAAtcacataaatgtttatttattttttttattcataatgtacggtcacaaaacaaaaacatcagaacagaaaacagaaaatgatttatttctgtgaaagccagaaaatatttccaaatatactttaaaaatgaaGAAGCAAGTGTTCACAAATAAACTTAGAATCATATGGATCACATGGATCTGTTCGATTTTTCAGGTATGAAAtcctgtttctgccacagaatattatttcttatttttattaaaataaaataaaattcttttttttctcacagttacaGATTTGTATCTCAGAATTccgacttttcttctcagaatctTGCAGTTCCAGTTTTATATCCTGCaagataaaagtcagaattgtaggataaaagtcacatttaccttatttattttttctttttattccatggcagaaattGGCTTCCTTATTCAGGTGTATAGATTTCATTTTGGTGCATGTATTTTTGATATTGTGTTTTAACGAAGTAATATAGTGAGCAAGCACAGCTTTGTTTGTTAGTTACAAAGGTGACAACTTCACAAACTTTAAAGGTACAGTACagctaaaaacaaaaatcatgtcattatttactcaccctcatatcgttccaaacctgtatggttacacaaaataacattttcaacatagaatggaagtcaatgtggcccaaaaataatatttatagacattcttcaaaattttgTGTAAGGaaggtca is from Carassius auratus strain Wakin chromosome 25, ASM336829v1, whole genome shotgun sequence and encodes:
- the LOC113042813 gene encoding uncharacterized protein LOC113042813, with the protein product MDVSSPFFSYFTQNSWSCLSSDSEFNDISSPEAVSPTSYMDFSPSAQLQNSCSPPPRGVKLPTSGSLHQDGPRSRVGTRRTRCKNPSKQRQSASEKEKLRMRDLTKALHHLRTYLPPSVAPVGQTLTKIETLRLTIRYISYLSAQLGLSEESLCQMRDLSASTYQELSQNQGYSTPEYWRLNTSHEELSQSTFRPSEHVLRKIGMDSHQVCTSMETPSHDDSFNSSSESLQEGPLYADTATTYQVYNKAVHCPIAPEFWG